gcggagcgttttccaaacagcggaaacaatacaaggcaccagtttgcgctatagagagacgctccgtcaaagttaaagccaaacaaatattattactttgtataaacctattaataggctattcaagatttggccataccattattaggctaaacaagataatgcgaaataagtttttactaatcgagatttatgccatacgattttcggcgaaacgagactttgaccaaacgttactatgcaatacgagattaggcaaataaatcttaggccaaaaaaggtagaaccgctTTAACACGCTGTTGTGTTTTTATCAGATCTTCATTATCAATAGGagaaaaaacatttcattGTATTGAATAGGGACAGAAATACTAAACAGCTTTGGAACGGTTTTACCATTATAATCCTTAATTATCGCCCAGAGTTTAGCCTTTTTTCTCCCAAAATTACTGCTGAAGGGGAGAAAAGCTAAAGCTAGTAGGTACTGAaagttaaacaaataaaaaaaggtttcTTATAAAATTTTCAGAGATCACCTCCACATGAATGCAACCCAATGGGAGACGCTCACCGAGTTTGTGAAGTGGCTCGGTCGCGAGGGAAAGTGTGTGGTTGACGAGACGGAGAAGGGTTGGTTTGTGGCGTACATCGACCGGGACCCCGCCACCATCGCCGCACAGGAGGCTAAGGCTAAGAAGGAGAAAATGGATAAGGATGATCAGGTAAGAAGCCCAGcttctttcttcttcttcttattttaTCGCAAGCTCATGTAGATAGGTCAGTCAGAATGCATCTgttgctgactgcccagggtgctTGAAAAGCTTACCAAAAttctaatatatattttttttttgcaattcattaaataatatatattgtgGACCTTTACCTTGTTCTATAACCAAAACTACTCTAGGTTAGTTGGAACTTTAGATATGCTTTACTTTATGGTCACATCAGGAAAACCAATGATTTCTCTATCTATCATAATCCTGTTCTTCTGTGTCTTTATGTAGTTTGTTTATTCCTTCACAGGAGAGGATGCTAGACTTCATCGCTAAGCAAGTGGAGCGAGGTAAATCATGCGGGCAGCGGGAGGAACCGACCTACTCAGAGCTGAAGAGGGAGGGCAGCCAGGAGCGGCTCAGCCTCAACCTGCAGCTGAAGCGAAAGACTGAAGGTAACTGGGCAGTCACCCTctaggttgtcttgaaaaaatccttttaagcaataagaccaCCAGTTTTGTACTTATGAGTTAGTATAATATGCAAATATGCATTCTCTAATGATATTTTAACAgatataattttgattaaactTCACTTTAGCTAGGAATAATTCTATACAGGAATAATCCTGtgacgtttttatttttacggtTTTAAAGACGTCCCATATTTTCTCTATCGACTTTATCGTATTAATGAAATGTAATTGATAGACACAGAATttgcaataatattattttatgcatACTTTGGAAAAATATGAACTGTCACAGTCTCATCATCGTAGTCGTAACTGAAATAAGATATAAGTAACCTATTTATTTCCTATATATGCAATTTTGTTACAGAAAAGAAGTTGGACCTTCTACCGTCAGCGCTAAAACTGAAAGAGAAACAGAGTGAATCATCTTCTAGCAGCAAAAAGAGCAAGACAGAAGAAGTCAAAAGTAAGCATTCGGCGTTAGACGACATTATCAAAATGGAGGAATCCAAAAAGGAGAGAAATAATAGGTGGGTATTGTGatggcgatacggctcgcaacATCATCATGGGGTGCCAATGACGTAGTCTTATACAGAATAAACTCatgctaatctgactggccaatattagggtgcttacatagagaatcgggttccctgtatctacctgcaCCGGAAACCTgtgcgaaagcgctcatgacattAAAACATCCGGTaaatgctccgtgagtgagcgctttctcataatcaggttaccggtacaggtagatacagggaacccgattctctatgtaagcacctaTAGCCGAAGTTCTTATGTCACAGACATGATAAGAAGGTCTGACTTTTATGCAGTCAGTCAGTTTTATAGTCCTTTCCTTCAAGTTTCCTTCCTAAATGATTGTGCCCATTCAGGGTTccgtaaaaaaaactgtcttTCTGTCTATTAAATGTATGATACTATAGAATAACGAACATTATCGAGTatggtcatgtgcagagaaacctgacccccctctcatagcaacaatgcttctgagaggggtcagatttctctgccttatactgtaatactactactgtacttgttattctatgatacTTCGAAGCTTTGAAACTATCAGTAATGGTACAGAACCCTTCGTGCGCGTGTTTGACTCGATGTTGACTCATTTTTAACTTATTCCGTCTATTTCTATTTATTCCAGAAAAGACTACTGGCTGACCGAAGGGATAGTTGTGAAAGTGGTGACCAAATCACTCGGTGACAAATTCTACAAGAGAAAAGCGGTGATAGAGAAGGTCATCGACAAATATGGCGCTCAAGTTAAATTGTTAGATGATAATGTTAAGCTGAAGTTGGATCAGGTATGTTTTATTGtggaaaatatttatgataaaCTCTCTGTATcgtaaattggaaaaaatattgtatgcaTTTTAGCACTGCTTACGATATTGTAGACTGTCGGTAGCCGTTGTAGTGATTAATAAGTGAGTACGGATTTTTCAATTCTCTTCTAgtgcctctagcggaaactatcatgaaacttttgacagatatgcagatgacaaaagaaa
The Plutella xylostella chromosome 24, ilPluXylo3.1, whole genome shotgun sequence DNA segment above includes these coding regions:
- the LOC105387469 gene encoding DNA/RNA-binding protein KIN17, with protein sequence MGGKAEKGTPKYIANKIKAKGLQKLRWYCQMCQKQCRDENGFKCHTMSESHQRQLLLFADNANKYIDEFSKEFSDGYLELLKRQFGTKRVNANKVYQDYISHKDHLHMNATQWETLTEFVKWLGREGKCVVDETEKGWFVAYIDRDPATIAAQEAKAKKEKMDKDDQERMLDFIAKQVERGKSCGQREEPTYSELKREGSQERLSLNLQLKRKTEEKKLDLLPSALKLKEKQSESSSSSKKSKTEEVKSKHSALDDIIKMEESKKERNNRKDYWLTEGIVVKVVTKSLGDKFYKRKAVIEKVIDKYGAQVKLLDDNVKLKLDQNHIETVIPSPGRAVRFVNGAYRGHCGLLRHIHTDSYCCDVEISEGPLTGRLIKGVQYEDISKLAS